One Doryrhamphus excisus isolate RoL2022-K1 chromosome 17, RoL_Dexc_1.0, whole genome shotgun sequence genomic region harbors:
- the rnf183 gene encoding E3 ubiquitin-protein ligase RNF183, whose translation MSDDRERRRSRPSRSHDARPAPNVKPRMNNKENRRPQPANVRRSRSIDSETGARGERRTERHQEERRRRGRSAEAIRRVRKDGDTDRHRKSRPPENDVEETECAICFCSYDNIFRTPKLLACGHTFCLECLARINVTSAEVKTLTCPVCREVTDIPHGQDLPRLGNNEDIIGRLPPEMQRAKSIRFKRSKGKLFLKNAPTGGLTLPHKSQEAQAAPAGDLRLTAVEHGMEPATVVDVGRPPNRVRGRLRRFFRSNRCYYATVATVVTIAVALLLVGILLFIIIPRAARRPERPANQTQPSGG comes from the coding sequence ATGAGCGATGACCGGGAGAGACGCAGGTCCCGTCCGAGTCGAAGCCACGACGCCAGGCCGGCCCCCAATGTCAAACCCCGCATGAACAACAAGGAGAACCGAAGGCCGCAGCCAGCCAATGTGAGAAGGTCGAGGAGCATCGACTCGGAGACGGGGGCCAGAGGAGAACGGAGGACCGAGCGTCACCAAGAGGAGAGGAGGCGGCGCGGGAGGAGCGCAGAGGCCATCAGACGAGTCAGAAAGGACGGCGACACGGACCGCCACAGGAAGTCGAGACCGCCGGAGAACGACGTGGAGGAGACGGAGTGCGCCATCTGCTTCTGCTCCTACGATAACATCTTCAGGACGCCCAAGCTGCTCGCCTGCGGACACACGTTCTGTCTGGAGTGTCTGGCTCGCATTAACGTCACGTCGGCTGAGGTCAAAACCCTGACCTGCCCCGTGTGCCGCGAGGTGACCGACATCCCCCACGGCCAGGACCTGCCCCGGCTGGGCAACAACGAGGACATCATCGGTCGGCTCCCGCCGGAGATGCAGAGAGCCAAGTCCATCCGCTTCAAGCGCAGCAAGGGCAAGCTCTTCCTGAAGAACGCTCCCACCGGGGGCCTCACGCTGCCGCACAAGAGCCAGGAAGCCCAAGCCGCCCCCGCCGGGGACTTGCGCCTTACCGCCGTAGAACACGGCATGGAGCCCGCTACCGTGGTGGATGTGGGCCGGCCTCCCAACAGAGTCCGAGGGCGCCTGCGAAGGTTTTTCCGTTCCAACCGGTGTTACTACGCCACTGTGGCGACCGTCGTCACTATCGCCGTGGCGTTACTTCTGGTGGGGATTCtgctcttcatcatcatccccAGGGCGGCACGGAGGCCCGAACGACCTGCCAACCAGACGCAGCCATCGGGGGGGTGA
- the dhx16 gene encoding pre-mRNA-splicing factor ATP-dependent RNA helicase DHX16, with protein sequence MANLEQWVNDRLHDILGLSDRYVAQFMIGTARKASSSQDFVARLQQTGTIDIDQTVATFAQELFEKIPRQQVVEKASRVLERQAIEMERKNRTYTLLEDSDEDAGGSEKQPGKKKNKAKDRASKRKHIRQKKESESSSEEEVPIRGTLSQGNDAAIKKEEEEEEWEKEERERLHDIEERDAFAERVKLRDKDKTRNIAERTDKKAYEEAQKRLKLAEDDQRNMLPELRKQSRWEYLKKREEEKLEDLEAEIIDEEYLFTTDDMTERERKELDYKRTLRDLAKDYKKAGAKELEERKNRYYMPEENRRKEVPQKEELELEEVPMELGGEQGRWEEERLKTASLSFGAKKEREQGMRRQQEKYQLILEEAEMIDFVSTAITMKGTLTEKEGETPALSQAELKKQSMQEVRRSLPIFPYREDLLAAIHEHQIMVIEGETGSGKTTQIPQYLLEDGYTKGGMKIGCTQPRRVAAMSVAARVAQEMSVKLGNEVGYSIRFEDCTSERTVIKYMTDGMLLREFLTEPDLASYSVIIIDEAHERTLHTDILFGLIKDIARFRPDLKVLVASATLDTERFSTFFDDAPVFRIPGRRFPVDIFYTKAPEADYMEACVVSVLQIHVTQPPGDILVFLTGQEDIETCCEHLQDRCRRLGSKIAELLVLPIYANLPSDMQAKIFSPTPPGARKVVVATNIAETSLTIDGIIYVIDPGFCKQKNYVARTGMESLIVMPCSRASANQRAGRAGRVAAGKCFRLYTAWAFKHEMEEMTVPEIQRTNLGNVVLLLKSLGINDLLHFDFMDPPPHETLLMALEQLYALGALNHLGELTTLGRRMAELPVDPMLSKMILASEQYKCSEEVLSIAAMLSVNNSIFYRPKDKAVHADNARMNFVVPGGDHLVLLNVYTQWVESGYSTQWCYENFIQFRSMRRARDVRDQLEGLMERIEVEMVSSPGDSMPIRKAVTAGYFYHTARLSKGGYKTVKHQQTVYIHPSSSLFEEQPRWLIYHELVMTTKEFMRQVVEIESGWLLEVAPHYYKSKDVEDSSSKKMPRKQGKAKEDLG encoded by the exons ATGGCCAACCTGGAGCAGTGGGTCAACGACCGCCTCCACGACATCCTGGGCCTGAGTGACCGCTATGTGGCGCAGTTCATGATAGGCACGGCCCGCAAGGCATCCAGCTCTCAGGACTTTGTGGCCCGACTCCAGCAGACTGGTACCATTGACATTGACCAGACTGTGGCCACCTTTGCACAGGAGCTGTTTGAGAAG ATTCCTCGCCAGCAGGTTGTGGAGAAGGCCTCCCGGGTGTTGGAGCGTCAGGCCATCGAAATGGAGAGGAAGAACCGCACGTACACCTTGCTGGAGGACAGTGATGAAGATGCCGGCGGCAGTGAGAAGCAGCCggggaagaagaaaaacaaagccaAAGACAGGGCGAGCAAGAGGAAGCACATCAGACAGAAGAAGGAGAGCGAGTCGTCGAGTGAGGAAGAAGTGCCTATTAg GGGTACATTGAGCCAGGGGAACGATGCAGCAATcaaaaaagaggaggaggaagaagagtgGGAGAAGGAAGAGCGGGAGCGACTGCACGACATCGAGGAAAGAGACGCCTTCGCCGAGCGGGTGAAGCTGAGAGACAAAGACAAGACACGCAACATAGCAGAGAGGACTGACAAAAAG GCTTATGAGGAGGCTCAGAAGCGACTAAAACTAGCTGAAGATGATCAGAGGAATATG TTGCCCGAGCTGAGGAAGCAGTCTCGCTGGGAGTATCTGAAGAAGCGAGAGGAGGAGAAACTGGAGGACCTGGAGGCCGAGATCATCGACGAGGAGTACCTTTTTACCACAGACGACATGACGGAGAGGGAGAGGAAAGAGCTGGACTACAAACGTACGTTGCGTGACCTGGCCAAAGATTacaaaaaggccggcgccaaggagctggaggagaggAAGAACCGGTACTACATGCCGGAGGAGAACAGAAGAAAG GAGGTTCCCCAGAAGGAGGAGCTGGAGCTGGAGGAAGTGCCCATGGAGCTGGGAGGAGAGCAGGGTCGctgggaggaggagaggctgaaGACAGCCTCGCTCAGCTTTGGGGCCAAGAAGGAGCGAGAGCAAGGCATGAGGCGGCAGCAGGAGAAGTACCAGCTGATCCTGGAGGAGGCAGAGATGATTGACTTTGTCAGTACCGCCATCACCATGAAGGGGACGCTGACGGAGAAG GAAGGCGAGACCCCTGCGCTGTCCCAGGCTGAGCTGAAGAAGCAATCCATGCAGGAGGTCCGCCGCAGCCTCCCTATCTTCCCCTACAGAGAGGACCTTCTCGCCGCCATCCACGAGCACCAGATCATGGTCATCGAGGGGGAGACGGGCTCCGGGAAGACCACCCAGATACCGCAGTACCTCCTGGAGGAC GGTTACACAAAAGGTGGCATGAAGATCGGATGCACGCAGCCTCGGAGAGTAGCTGCAATGTCAGTGGCGGCCCGAGTAGCGCAGGAAATGAGCGTCAAGCTCGGCAACGAG GTGGGCTACAGTATTCGCTTTGAGGACTGCACCTCTGAGAGGACCGTGATCAAGTACATGACAGACGGCATGCTGCTGCGAGAGTTTCTCACCGAACCCGATCTTGCTAGCTATAG CGTCATCATCATCGACGAGGCCCACGAGAGGACCCTCCACACGGACATCCTCTTTGGTTTGATCAAAGACATTGCCAGATTCAGACCCGACCTGAAGGTTCTGGTGGCCAGCGCCACGCTGGACACCGAGCGCTTCTCTACTTTCTTTGACGACGCCCCTGTCTTCAGGATCCCTGGCAGGAGGTTCCCCGTAGACATCTTCTACACTAAA GCTCCAGAGGCGGACTACATGGAGGCATGCGTCGTGTCCGTGCTGCAGATCCACGTCACACAACCCCCTGGAGACATTCTGGTCTTCCTCACGGGACAG GAGGATATTGAGACGTGCTGCGAGCACCTGCAGGATAGATGTCGGCGGCTGGGTTCGAAGATCGCAGAGCTGCTGGTCCTGCCCATTTACGCCAACCTGCCCTCAGACATGCAGGCCAAGATCTTCAGCCCGACTCCGCCTGGCGCCCGTAAG GTGGTTGTGGCGACTAATATAGCAGAAACCTCGCTCACCATCGATGGCATCATCTACGTTATCGACCCAGGATTCTGCAAACAGAAGAACTATGTAGCGCGCACCGGCATGGAATCCCTCATTGTCATGCCCTGCTCTCGG GCGTCGGCCAACCAGAGAGCAGGTCGCGCAGGCAGAGTGGCTGCCGGGAAATGTTTCAGGCTCTACACGGCGTGGGCCTTTAAGCATGAGATGGAGGAGATGACGGTGCCAGAGATTCAGAGGACCAACCTGGGAAACGTGGTCCTGCTGCTCAAGAGTTTAG GCATTAATGACCTCCTCCACTTTGACTTCATGGACCCGCCTCCTCACGAGACCCTGCTGATGGCGCTGGAGCAGCTCTATGCCCTCGGAGCACTCAATCACCTGGGAGAGCTCACCACG CTGGGTCGCAGGATGGCCGAGCTGCCTGTGGACCCCATGCTGAGCAAGATGATCCTCGCCTCCGAGCA GTACAAGTGCTCGGAGGAGGTGCTGTCCATCGCCGCCATGCTCTCGGTCAACAACTCCATTTTCTACCGACCCAAAGACAAGGCGGTGCATGCCGACAACGCCAGGATGAATTTCGTGGTGCCCGGCGGGGACCACCTGGTGCTGCTCAATGTCTACACGCAG TGGGTGGAGAGCGGCTACTCCACGCAGTGGTGCTACGAGAATTTCATCCAGTTTCGCTCTATGAGGAGAGCCCGGGACGTCCGGGACCAGCTGGAAGGTCTGATGGAGCGCATCGAAGTGGAGATGGTCAGCTCGCCGGGAGACAGCATGCCCATACGCAAG GCGGTGACAGCGGGGTACTTCTACCACACAGCGCGGCTCAGCAAAGGGGGCTACAAGACGGTGAAGCACCAGCAGACGGTCTACATCCACCCCAGCAGCTCACTGTTTGAGGAGCAGCCCCGCTGGCTCATCTACCACGAGCTGGTCATGACCACCAAGGAGTTTATGAGACAG GTCGTGGAGATCGAGAGCGGCTGGCTGCTGGAAGTGGCTCCTCACTACTACAAGAGCAAAGATGTGGAGGACAGCAGCAGCAAGAAGATGCCCCGCAAGCAGGGCAAGGCCAAGGAGGACCTGGGCTGA